In Coriobacteriia bacterium, the following are encoded in one genomic region:
- a CDS encoding 3-dehydroquinate dehydratase yields the protein MTSDTYLILHGPNLNLLGEREPTVYGTLTQDDILHRVAEVSGKDIELFQSNHEGTLIDTLHEARNRYAGVLFNPGAYSHYSYALYDAIRAIDVPVVEVHLSDITAREEFRKISVTAPACIAQYYGMGIEGYEKGIIRLIEEAGE from the coding sequence ATGACGAGCGATACGTACTTGATTCTGCATGGTCCGAATCTCAATTTGCTCGGCGAGCGCGAACCGACGGTTTACGGGACGCTCACGCAAGACGACATTTTGCATCGCGTCGCCGAAGTGAGCGGAAAAGATATCGAGCTCTTTCAGTCGAATCATGAGGGGACGCTCATCGATACGCTCCATGAGGCGCGCAATCGATATGCGGGCGTGCTCTTCAACCCGGGTGCCTATTCGCACTATTCATACGCGCTTTACGATGCCATACGCGCCATCGATGTTCCCGTCGTCGAAGTGCATTTAAGCGATATCACCGCCCGAGAAGAATTTCGTAAAATCAGCGTGACGGCTCCGGCCTGTATCGCGCAATATTATGGGATGGGTATCGAGGGCTATGAAAAAGGAATCATTCGTTTAATAGAGGAAGCGGGAGAGTAG
- the aroB gene encoding 3-dehydroquinate synthase, producing MPVYTRTELDDTTLRLDIDLGVASYPIFLGENAPSHFIRQLSENNKTRRVAIIADETTGELFGLLYESMLITAGFEVISLTVAAGEAVKNWHTAGQVLEALAENRLERTDMVISLGGGVASDLAGFVAAVYQRGVEFAQISTTVLSMVDASVGGKTGVDLESGKNLAGAFKQPETILMDIDTLTTLPGDEFKSGLAEVVKTALLSGEEFCGWLEENSEAIMQRDQKTLVEMIARCIEFKAGVVASDCLDLGARECLNFGHTLGHALEKLYGYGKISHGAAVAQGMRFASRVSVQLAQGSMETVRRTDALLEMFDISPVASPSRPLDIREAMHSDKKVRSGEVRMVLLSKPGEWTCQAVPEDVLYDHLRAYDGMPETAKETK from the coding sequence ATGCCTGTGTACACGAGGACTGAACTAGACGACACGACTTTGCGGCTCGATATCGACTTGGGGGTCGCATCGTATCCGATATTTCTCGGAGAAAACGCACCGAGTCATTTCATACGACAGTTATCGGAGAACAATAAAACGCGTCGAGTCGCGATAATCGCCGATGAAACAACCGGCGAGTTGTTCGGGCTCCTCTATGAATCGATGCTCATCACCGCCGGATTCGAAGTCATCTCTTTGACGGTGGCAGCCGGTGAAGCGGTGAAAAATTGGCACACCGCGGGGCAAGTGCTCGAAGCGCTTGCGGAAAATCGCTTGGAGCGCACCGATATGGTTATATCGCTTGGAGGTGGAGTCGCATCCGATCTTGCCGGCTTTGTGGCGGCGGTTTATCAGCGGGGGGTGGAATTCGCCCAAATCTCCACGACGGTGCTCAGCATGGTGGATGCTTCGGTCGGTGGCAAAACCGGCGTCGATTTGGAGAGTGGGAAAAATCTCGCCGGTGCATTCAAGCAACCCGAGACAATTCTCATGGATATCGACACTTTGACGACTTTGCCCGGCGATGAATTTAAAAGCGGTCTTGCCGAAGTCGTGAAAACAGCACTTCTTTCCGGCGAAGAGTTTTGCGGGTGGCTCGAGGAAAACTCTGAAGCAATCATGCAACGCGACCAAAAGACACTCGTCGAGATGATCGCGCGTTGCATCGAGTTCAAAGCCGGGGTCGTTGCCTCCGATTGCCTCGATTTGGGAGCGCGAGAGTGCTTGAACTTCGGGCATACGTTGGGTCATGCTTTGGAAAAGCTGTACGGGTACGGGAAGATTTCACACGGTGCCGCAGTGGCGCAAGGAATGCGCTTCGCATCCCGTGTGAGCGTTCAGCTCGCGCAAGGATCGATGGAAACGGTTCGACGCACAGACGCGCTCCTCGAGATGTTCGACATATCACCGGTTGCAAGTCCGTCAAGACCTCTCGACATCAGAGAAGCCATGCACAGTGATAAAAAAGTGCGGAGCGGCGAGGTGCGAATGGTGCTCTTGTCGAAACCGGGAGAGTGGACGTGTCAAGCGGTGCCCGAAGATGTCTTGTATGACCACCTGCGTGCGTATGACGGCATGCCCGAGACGGCGAAAGAGACGAAATGA
- a CDS encoding shikimate kinase, which yields MSVKHIALIGFMGAGKTTCGKILAEKLGLDFIDTDDYVEKSEGMSVAELFERHSERYFRDLEAAALRDALAHVEPHVIACGGGIVTLPANVAALQKRALIVSLTMEPEQALARFGDFASRPLLATAKSSDEIFSLMKARDILYKATADFSISTDRRSAVSVVEAIIDHLEETAHACVHED from the coding sequence ATGTCGGTAAAACACATTGCGCTCATAGGTTTCATGGGAGCAGGCAAAACCACGTGCGGTAAGATTTTGGCGGAAAAACTCGGGCTTGATTTCATCGACACCGACGACTACGTGGAAAAAAGCGAAGGCATGTCGGTGGCCGAACTCTTCGAAAGACACAGCGAACGATATTTCCGCGATCTCGAAGCCGCGGCGCTTAGAGATGCATTGGCGCACGTCGAACCCCACGTCATCGCGTGCGGCGGTGGCATAGTCACCCTACCCGCCAATGTCGCCGCTCTTCAAAAGCGCGCTTTGATAGTCTCTCTTACGATGGAACCCGAACAGGCATTGGCACGTTTCGGCGATTTCGCCTCGCGGCCTTTGCTGGCCACCGCAAAATCGTCCGATGAAATTTTTTCTCTCATGAAAGCACGGGATATCCTGTATAAAGCGACTGCGGATTTCAGCATTTCCACCGATAGGCGCAGTGCCGTATCGGTTGTCGAGGCAATCATCGATCATCTTGAGGAGACTGCGCATGCCTGTGTACACGAGGACTGA
- a CDS encoding shikimate dehydrogenase — MVDSSHTYKFAVIGTPITHSLSPAMHNAAFEACGARAEMFAYDPADANGYRMWCRQVRTAESPGGVCGFCTTVPYKLLALQECAQVSQRARAIGAVNTITRTSHGELMGDNTDAPGFGRALQSGLDDTLGISINGASVVIFGTGGVARAILYELIARNAEVITVVSRRMENARRLIEEVCPADFQNAGRCRAATGIDDTIADILINATPLGLNPADRLIVDAEKIAAHGRYLFDAVYQPSATTRLVAAARAAGVPAQDGRLMLVEQGVIASSLWNDFYGIWGDRGTRDSVRSAMMSVVR, encoded by the coding sequence GTGGTTGATTCTTCTCACACATATAAATTCGCCGTCATCGGAACGCCCATCACCCATTCGCTCTCTCCGGCGATGCACAATGCCGCGTTTGAAGCATGCGGCGCGCGTGCCGAGATGTTCGCATACGATCCGGCGGACGCGAACGGTTATCGTATGTGGTGCCGGCAGGTGCGCACGGCAGAGTCTCCGGGAGGCGTATGCGGTTTTTGCACGACGGTGCCCTACAAACTTCTGGCCCTTCAGGAATGTGCGCAGGTCAGCCAGCGCGCGCGCGCCATCGGAGCGGTGAATACGATAACTCGCACATCGCACGGAGAGCTCATGGGGGATAACACCGACGCCCCCGGTTTCGGTCGTGCACTGCAAAGCGGGCTCGACGATACCCTGGGCATTTCCATCAACGGCGCAAGCGTCGTTATTTTCGGTACGGGGGGTGTCGCCCGTGCGATCCTGTATGAGTTGATAGCGCGCAATGCAGAGGTTATCACCGTCGTTTCCCGTCGCATGGAGAATGCACGGCGTCTCATAGAAGAAGTGTGCCCTGCAGATTTTCAAAATGCGGGTAGGTGTCGCGCCGCCACCGGAATCGATGACACGATTGCCGATATTTTGATCAACGCGACTCCTCTGGGCTTGAATCCGGCGGATCGCTTGATCGTCGATGCGGAAAAAATCGCCGCTCACGGACGCTATCTGTTCGATGCGGTGTACCAGCCGAGTGCGACGACGCGTTTGGTTGCGGCGGCACGAGCAGCCGGCGTGCCCGCTCAGGACGGTCGGCTCATGCTCGTCGAGCAAGGAGTCATCGCGAGTTCCCTTTGGAATGATTTTTACGGCATATGGGGGGATCGAGGCACCCGAGATTCAGTGCGGAGCGCTATGATGTCTGTGGTGAGGTGA
- a CDS encoding YqeG family HAD IIIA-type phosphatase produces MAFPDFFLDSVLAIDLEELKKRGIVHLLLDLDNTLLPRDSDEIPPEIKKWALSLKDAGFKACILSNNWHNRITEVAGDLGLELVSKAVKPLPPAYFFGMRKMNSRSKNTVMIGDQVFTDILGASCLGITTVLVSPLSSHDLKHTLFLRKFEKLILGDRHAEASM; encoded by the coding sequence ATGGCCTTTCCTGATTTTTTCCTCGATTCGGTGTTGGCAATTGACTTGGAAGAGTTGAAAAAGCGAGGAATAGTTCACTTGCTGCTCGACTTGGACAATACATTGCTTCCACGCGATAGCGATGAGATTCCCCCAGAAATTAAAAAGTGGGCTCTTTCGCTGAAAGATGCAGGTTTCAAAGCTTGCATACTTTCGAATAATTGGCATAATCGCATCACCGAAGTGGCCGGCGATCTCGGATTAGAACTTGTGTCCAAAGCCGTCAAGCCATTGCCTCCGGCGTATTTTTTCGGAATGCGTAAAATGAATTCACGCAGCAAGAATACCGTGATGATCGGGGATCAGGTGTTCACCGATATCCTCGGTGCGTCCTGTTTGGGGATAACGACGGTTCTCGTATCGCCGTTAAGTTCGCATGACTTGAAACACACGCTGTTTTTACGAAAGTTTGAGAAATTAATTCTCGGCGATCGACACGCGGAAGCGAGTATGTGA
- the mltG gene encoding endolytic transglycosylase MltG, producing MTEHIARTMRKKKNKSARSVARIALFVLCIAVISVVGSTLFSSAGNTSQKKGTVVSVEIAKGSTPIEIARVLVQKGIVSNATMFELRARLGNATGSLKAGMYKLEVGLGYAKTIKALTSGPSDDYVQVTIPEGLTGAQTAAIVEKKTGISADKFTEIAKNGAATYKAEYPFLEGAYHDSLEGFLFPDTYRVGKDATADDVITMMLKRFGQVWSSIGVAQSRSDAYSVPQLVTIASLVEREASIESERPLVASVIDNRLAFGRRLQFCSTVQFLLPGKEKSKLRLLNADLATPSPYNTYLHNGLPPGPIANPGKNSLEAAVKPAKTTYLYFVLTGKDGSQTFASTQNEFVAAKAKSKAVFGK from the coding sequence ATGACTGAGCACATAGCGAGAACTATGCGAAAAAAGAAAAATAAAAGTGCTCGAAGCGTTGCGCGCATTGCTCTTTTCGTGCTGTGCATCGCTGTTATAAGTGTCGTCGGTTCGACGTTGTTTTCTTCCGCGGGAAATACTTCCCAGAAAAAAGGAACGGTCGTATCCGTGGAAATCGCCAAAGGAAGTACCCCCATCGAGATTGCGCGCGTTCTTGTCCAAAAAGGTATCGTCTCAAATGCCACGATGTTTGAACTCCGGGCTCGATTGGGCAATGCCACAGGTTCCTTGAAAGCCGGGATGTACAAGCTCGAAGTGGGGCTCGGCTACGCCAAAACCATTAAAGCTCTCACGAGCGGGCCTTCGGACGATTATGTGCAAGTCACCATTCCCGAGGGGCTCACCGGCGCCCAAACTGCAGCGATAGTCGAGAAAAAAACAGGAATCTCTGCCGATAAGTTCACCGAGATTGCAAAAAACGGTGCGGCGACGTACAAGGCCGAATACCCTTTTCTCGAAGGAGCCTACCATGATTCTCTCGAGGGATTTCTTTTTCCCGATACGTACCGAGTCGGAAAAGACGCCACCGCCGACGATGTGATCACCATGATGTTGAAAAGGTTCGGGCAAGTATGGTCGAGCATCGGTGTCGCACAATCGCGCTCTGACGCCTATTCGGTGCCGCAACTCGTCACGATTGCATCTTTGGTCGAACGTGAAGCGAGCATCGAATCGGAACGGCCGTTGGTGGCGAGCGTCATCGACAATCGTCTCGCGTTCGGGCGACGACTTCAGTTTTGTTCGACGGTGCAATTCTTGCTTCCGGGCAAGGAAAAGTCGAAGCTGAGGCTGCTGAATGCCGATTTAGCCACCCCGAGTCCCTATAATACGTATCTACATAACGGGCTGCCCCCCGGACCCATAGCAAACCCGGGCAAGAATTCCCTCGAGGCTGCCGTGAAGCCCGCAAAAACGACGTATCTTTACTTCGTGCTGACAGGCAAAGACGGAAGCCAAACATTTGCAAGTACTCAGAATGAGTTTGTGGCTGCGAAAGCGAAATCGAAGGCGGTGTTCGGAAAATAA
- the ruvX gene encoding Holliday junction resolvase RuvX — MRILSLDIGDVRTGVAISDAGGTVASPLDVLETRELLANGSLLQRVICDYDVEHVVIGLPLSLNGEEGPQARHVRSLAKKLLVGCGWIEHNDDISTDERVSFFDERFSSTEAKRVMADSRYTSKQMRGSLDKIAAAIFLQSYLEHLSHDEEKD, encoded by the coding sequence TTGAGAATTCTTTCACTCGATATAGGCGATGTGCGTACGGGCGTTGCGATTTCAGATGCCGGGGGAACAGTAGCAAGTCCTCTGGATGTTCTTGAAACTCGAGAACTCCTCGCGAACGGGTCTTTGTTACAACGGGTTATTTGTGATTATGACGTCGAACATGTGGTAATCGGTTTGCCTCTGTCGTTAAATGGTGAGGAGGGGCCTCAAGCTCGTCATGTGCGTTCACTTGCAAAAAAACTTCTCGTCGGTTGCGGGTGGATTGAGCATAACGATGATATTTCGACCGATGAGCGAGTGAGTTTTTTCGATGAACGCTTTTCAAGCACCGAAGCAAAACGGGTCATGGCCGATTCGCGCTACACCTCAAAGCAGATGCGCGGCAGTCTCGATAAGATTGCAGCGGCGATTTTTTTACAGAGTTATCTGGAGCATCTTTCCCACGATGAGGAAAAGGACTGA
- the alaS gene encoding alanine--tRNA ligase gives MKTAEIRESFLNFFASKGCVRRPSSSLIPDDPSLLLTAAGMVQFKPVFLGVKKLPFTRATTVQKCVRTTDIDIIGTTGRHLSFFEMLGNFSFGDYFKREAIRWAWEFSIDVLKLEKERIWVSIYTDDDDAYDLWLEETDIKPERIVRLGEEDNFWAAGPTGPCGPCSELYYDQGPEFSCGKEDCAVGCDCDRYLEYWNLVFMQYDRDEDGNLTPLPRQNIDTGMGLERIAAILQHAQSNYDIDEMHDLITLAEEITGEKYGVDAKTDVALRIIADHARSVTFMIADGILPSNEGRGYVLRRLLRRAVRYGKLLGTTEPFMTRMSDKVVELMGQVYPEIVTHHDLVESIIGSEEERFGATLRTGLSFLHEELSALKEGEALSGLAAFTLHDTYGFPFDLTLEIAQEEGVAVDEAGYTSEMKKQKDRARSHVKDNVWGTYGGVYSEVLKKGGPTIFTGYDHDEDTGKVIALILDGKSVERAQSGDVEVILDKTPFYGEQGGQIGDTGTLRVHGAQKDSTIGSLQVTDTKMKEKTLRVHIAHIEEGEIAVGDSVTARIDVLRRERIRRNHTATHLLHWALHKVVGSHASQAGSLVSFNRLRFDFTHYEALSSEQLDKIERLVNAKIFENHPVRNYETSLDTARESGVTALFGEKYGDFVRVLEAGNFSKELCGGTHIGRTSEIGFFKIVSESSVGANLRRIEAVTSFDAYNYSLDQQAELRGAAAVFNTPWRDVSERAVALTGKLKEFAAVAKRGDVEQASEALDSIVEHPHVVNGYKIVVTELEDITAARLRPGWDMIRVRGIDAAFIIGTDAETGKPVFMAAGNDAAVTRGFNAGALVKHVAGMLDGRGGGKPTMAQGGGVNIEKIPEVLAYVIGEVSRER, from the coding sequence ATGAAAACTGCAGAAATCAGAGAAAGTTTCTTGAACTTTTTCGCGAGCAAAGGATGCGTCCGTCGTCCGAGCTCATCTTTGATACCCGACGACCCTTCGCTGCTTTTGACGGCTGCCGGCATGGTTCAGTTCAAACCGGTTTTTCTCGGGGTGAAAAAGCTCCCGTTCACACGCGCGACGACGGTCCAAAAATGCGTTCGCACCACCGATATCGACATCATCGGGACGACGGGACGCCATCTTTCATTTTTCGAGATGCTCGGCAACTTCAGCTTCGGGGATTATTTCAAGCGCGAAGCCATTCGTTGGGCGTGGGAGTTTTCCATCGATGTCCTCAAGCTTGAAAAGGAACGTATCTGGGTGTCGATTTATACCGACGACGACGACGCTTATGACCTTTGGCTCGAGGAGACGGATATCAAACCCGAGCGGATAGTCCGACTCGGTGAAGAGGATAACTTTTGGGCCGCCGGTCCGACCGGACCTTGCGGACCGTGTTCCGAACTGTACTACGACCAAGGACCTGAGTTTTCTTGTGGGAAAGAAGACTGTGCGGTGGGGTGCGACTGCGACCGTTATCTCGAATATTGGAATCTCGTTTTCATGCAGTACGACAGAGACGAAGACGGCAACCTGACACCGCTTCCTCGGCAAAACATCGATACCGGCATGGGACTCGAGCGCATCGCCGCAATCTTACAGCATGCTCAATCGAACTACGATATCGATGAAATGCATGATTTGATAACTCTCGCCGAAGAAATAACCGGAGAGAAGTACGGTGTCGATGCCAAGACCGATGTGGCCCTTCGTATCATCGCCGACCATGCCCGTTCGGTCACCTTCATGATTGCCGACGGCATTCTGCCTTCAAACGAGGGCCGCGGGTATGTGCTTCGTCGTCTTTTGCGCCGTGCCGTTCGCTACGGCAAGCTGCTCGGAACGACCGAGCCGTTCATGACACGCATGTCGGATAAAGTCGTCGAACTCATGGGACAGGTATATCCCGAAATCGTCACGCACCACGATTTGGTCGAGAGCATCATCGGCTCCGAAGAGGAGCGTTTCGGCGCCACACTTCGTACGGGGCTGAGTTTTCTTCATGAGGAGCTTTCCGCGCTCAAAGAGGGAGAGGCTCTCAGCGGTCTCGCCGCATTCACGCTGCATGACACCTACGGGTTCCCCTTCGATCTGACGCTTGAAATCGCGCAAGAAGAGGGCGTCGCGGTCGACGAGGCCGGTTATACATCTGAAATGAAAAAGCAAAAAGATCGCGCGCGCTCGCACGTGAAGGACAATGTGTGGGGTACGTATGGCGGTGTGTATTCCGAAGTCCTCAAGAAAGGCGGCCCGACGATTTTTACCGGCTATGACCATGACGAGGACACCGGCAAAGTCATCGCCCTCATCCTCGACGGTAAAAGCGTCGAGCGCGCGCAGAGCGGCGATGTCGAGGTCATCTTGGACAAGACGCCGTTTTACGGAGAGCAGGGCGGACAGATCGGTGACACCGGTACCCTCAGAGTTCACGGAGCTCAAAAGGATTCGACGATCGGATCTCTGCAGGTAACCGACACGAAGATGAAGGAAAAAACGCTTCGTGTGCACATAGCGCACATCGAGGAGGGCGAAATCGCGGTCGGAGACAGTGTGACTGCACGCATCGATGTCTTGCGTCGGGAGCGCATTCGCCGCAACCATACGGCAACGCATCTGTTGCATTGGGCACTTCACAAAGTGGTGGGTTCGCATGCTTCGCAAGCCGGAAGCTTGGTCTCTTTCAATCGGTTGCGCTTCGACTTCACGCATTACGAAGCATTGTCGTCAGAACAACTCGATAAAATCGAGCGTCTCGTCAATGCGAAAATATTCGAGAATCATCCGGTACGCAACTACGAGACATCGCTCGATACCGCCAGAGAGAGCGGCGTGACGGCTCTTTTCGGTGAAAAATACGGTGATTTCGTTCGCGTACTCGAGGCGGGAAATTTCAGCAAAGAGTTGTGCGGAGGAACGCACATCGGAAGGACCTCTGAAATCGGTTTCTTCAAAATCGTCAGTGAGTCTTCGGTGGGCGCCAATTTACGTCGCATCGAGGCTGTGACGAGTTTCGATGCGTACAACTACTCGCTCGATCAGCAGGCTGAACTACGCGGGGCGGCTGCAGTGTTCAATACGCCGTGGCGCGACGTGTCGGAGAGGGCTGTGGCACTTACCGGGAAACTCAAAGAATTCGCGGCAGTCGCCAAACGCGGCGATGTCGAGCAGGCTTCCGAAGCGTTGGACTCGATTGTTGAGCATCCGCATGTCGTCAACGGATACAAGATCGTCGTCACCGAGCTCGAAGACATAACGGCTGCGCGATTGCGCCCGGGATGGGACATGATCCGTGTCCGCGGCATCGATGCGGCCTTCATCATCGGAACCGATGCAGAAACCGGCAAACCGGTCTTCATGGCGGCGGGTAACGATGCAGCCGTCACGCGCGGTTTCAACGCCGGGGCACTTGTCAAACACGTCGCCGGCATGCTCGACGGTCGCGGCGGAGGAAAGCCGACCATGGCACAAGGCGGCGGCGTGAACATCGAGAAGATCCCCGAAGTGCTCGCTTATGTTATCGGCGAAGTAAGTCGCGAAAGATAG
- a CDS encoding replication-associated recombination protein A produces the protein MGDANRRKVAPLAVRMRPATFDDFLGQEEVVGQNTWLRRAVNADTLSSIILFGPAGTGKTSLARIIAGLSNAYFEEVSAITGTVAELRKAIASASSRLGVQGMRTILFIDEIHRFSKSQQDALLHAVEDRTVILIGATTENPFFEVNAPLVSRSRVIELKSLSTSAVVDILKRALADERGLNGGYLVDSGVLEDISYMAAGDARNALMTLELVAQLAQSVNNEQTTPQKIVTITRDMIEEVIPTRQLPYDKRGDNHYDVISAFIKSMRGSDPDAAVYWLAHMLAGGEDPKFIARRMMILASEDIGNADPRALLIATAAFRATEVIGMPECRINLAQAATYLALADKSNASYLAIDEALAEVRSGKPHFVPNHLRDRHRPGSDEYGPYRYPHDFEGAWVRQQYLPDGLSSHKFYRPTVRGWEGQRGEKYPGCKKP, from the coding sequence ATGGGCGACGCCAATCGAAGAAAAGTCGCGCCTCTCGCAGTTCGCATGCGCCCCGCGACTTTCGATGACTTTCTCGGGCAAGAAGAGGTCGTCGGACAAAACACGTGGCTTCGCCGTGCCGTCAACGCCGATACTCTTTCTTCCATAATTCTCTTCGGTCCCGCAGGGACGGGTAAAACCAGTCTCGCCCGTATCATTGCCGGCCTGTCAAACGCATACTTTGAAGAAGTTTCAGCTATCACCGGCACCGTCGCAGAGTTGCGAAAAGCCATCGCGTCGGCATCGAGTCGTCTCGGCGTTCAGGGTATGCGCACCATATTGTTCATCGATGAAATACACCGTTTTTCGAAATCACAGCAAGATGCGCTTTTACATGCCGTCGAGGACCGTACGGTCATTCTCATCGGTGCCACGACCGAAAATCCCTTTTTCGAAGTGAACGCACCTCTGGTCAGTCGATCCAGAGTCATCGAGCTCAAGTCGCTTTCGACTTCGGCCGTGGTGGATATTCTTAAACGGGCGCTTGCCGATGAGCGGGGGCTTAACGGCGGCTACCTAGTCGATTCCGGTGTTCTCGAGGACATATCCTACATGGCGGCGGGAGATGCTCGCAACGCGCTCATGACGCTCGAGCTCGTGGCCCAACTCGCGCAATCCGTGAACAACGAGCAGACGACTCCGCAAAAAATCGTGACTATAACACGTGATATGATCGAAGAAGTCATCCCGACGCGCCAACTTCCTTACGATAAGCGCGGCGACAACCATTACGATGTCATCTCGGCTTTCATCAAGTCGATGCGGGGCAGCGATCCCGATGCCGCGGTGTATTGGCTCGCCCACATGCTCGCCGGTGGCGAAGACCCGAAATTCATCGCACGACGCATGATGATTCTCGCATCCGAAGACATCGGAAACGCCGATCCTCGCGCACTCCTCATCGCTACGGCGGCGTTTAGAGCGACGGAGGTAATAGGAATGCCGGAATGCCGTATCAACTTAGCTCAAGCCGCCACCTATCTCGCACTCGCCGACAAAAGCAATGCGAGTTATCTCGCCATCGACGAGGCGCTTGCGGAAGTGCGTTCGGGTAAACCGCATTTTGTCCCCAATCATTTGCGCGACAGACATCGACCGGGCAGCGATGAATACGGTCCCTACCGCTATCCCCATGATTTCGAGGGTGCTTGGGTGCGGCAGCAATATCTACCCGACGGCCTTTCGTCACACAAGTTCTATCGGCCCACCGTCAGAGGATGGGAAGGGCAGCGCGGTGAAAAATATCCGGGTTGTAAAAAACCATAA
- the aspS gene encoding aspartate--tRNA ligase encodes MFDGMYSIRTHVNDQVTADLVGREVTLAGWVGKRRDHGGLIFVDLRDRSAIVQVTFNPDHAGEAFKIAEQIRPEWVVAVTGTVRLRPEGTVNEGMITGQVEVVVSSIEVLNSSKTPPFEIEEGIDTDELTRMKWRYLDIRRPEVARALVLRDKVTQTFRSALAQRGFLEVETPILNKSTPEGARDFIVPSRLNAGKFYALPQSPQLFKQLLMVGGIERYYQIARCFRDEDLRADRQPEFTQVDIEMSFVKMDDILKMMEDVMSDVMASAGHEFVTPLRRMTWHDAMNDYGSDRPDIRFGLNLVDVSDIVKECGFKVFSGSVAGGGVVKAINAKGAGDFSRSKIDAFNKLALDSGAKGLAWIAFPSTGEVKSPIAKFFTEEEITDLRQATDVEVGDLLVFIADEINVANEVLGIIRLRLADELGIERAGHAPLWVVDFPMFLPDKETGGWTATHHAFTLPHEKYLDTLESNPGDVLSYSYDLVMNGLEIGGGTLRIHNQELQMRVLKVIGLKEEEAADQFGFLLEALSFGAPPHGGIALGLDRLIMVLAGADSIRDVIAFPKTSSGGDPMSSSPSNVTPRQLKEAHIRID; translated from the coding sequence ATGTTTGACGGTATGTATTCGATTCGCACACACGTAAATGATCAGGTAACGGCAGATCTCGTCGGTCGAGAAGTGACCCTTGCCGGATGGGTCGGCAAGCGTCGCGATCACGGCGGTTTGATTTTCGTGGATTTGCGCGATCGTTCCGCCATCGTCCAGGTGACCTTTAACCCCGATCATGCCGGCGAAGCGTTCAAGATAGCGGAGCAGATTCGTCCCGAGTGGGTGGTCGCGGTCACCGGGACGGTGCGTCTGCGCCCCGAAGGTACCGTCAACGAGGGCATGATAACTGGACAAGTCGAAGTCGTCGTAAGTTCGATAGAGGTGCTCAATAGCTCGAAAACTCCTCCCTTTGAAATCGAGGAGGGGATTGACACCGATGAGCTCACCCGCATGAAATGGCGCTATCTCGACATTCGTCGTCCCGAAGTCGCGCGTGCGTTGGTTCTGCGCGACAAGGTGACGCAGACCTTTCGTTCCGCTCTCGCACAGCGCGGGTTCTTAGAGGTCGAGACTCCGATTCTCAACAAGTCGACGCCGGAAGGTGCGCGCGACTTCATCGTGCCTTCGCGCCTCAACGCCGGCAAGTTTTATGCCCTTCCTCAATCTCCTCAGCTGTTTAAGCAGTTGTTGATGGTGGGCGGAATCGAGCGCTACTATCAAATCGCCCGGTGCTTCCGCGACGAGGATTTGCGTGCCGATCGCCAGCCCGAATTCACGCAAGTCGACATCGAAATGTCGTTTGTGAAGATGGATGACATTCTCAAGATGATGGAAGATGTCATGAGCGATGTGATGGCATCGGCCGGTCACGAATTTGTAACTCCGCTTCGCCGGATGACGTGGCATGATGCGATGAACGATTACGGCTCGGACCGTCCCGATATCCGTTTCGGGCTCAACCTGGTCGATGTGAGCGACATCGTCAAAGAATGCGGCTTCAAAGTGTTCTCCGGATCAGTGGCCGGCGGCGGTGTGGTCAAAGCGATCAATGCCAAGGGCGCCGGTGACTTCAGTCGCAGCAAAATCGATGCATTCAACAAGCTCGCTCTCGACAGCGGGGCGAAAGGGCTTGCGTGGATTGCTTTTCCGAGCACCGGCGAAGTCAAGAGCCCCATTGCGAAGTTCTTCACCGAAGAGGAGATCACGGACCTACGGCAAGCAACCGATGTCGAAGTCGGAGACTTACTCGTTTTCATCGCCGATGAAATCAATGTGGCAAATGAGGTGCTCGGTATCATCCGTCTCAGACTGGCAGATGAACTCGGCATCGAGCGTGCGGGCCACGCGCCGCTGTGGGTTGTGGATTTCCCCATGTTCCTTCCCGACAAAGAAACCGGCGGCTGGACTGCCACGCATCACGCGTTCACGCTTCCGCATGAGAAGTATCTCGATACCCTCGAGAGCAATCCCGGCGATGTCCTTTCGTACTCTTACGACTTGGTCATGAACGGGCTTGAAATCGGCGGCGGAACGCTTCGTATCCATAATCAAGAACTTCAAATGCGCGTGCTCAAAGTCATAGGCTTGAAGGAGGAGGAGGCCGCCGACCAGTTCGGTTTCCTTCTCGAGGCGCTTTCTTTCGGTGCGCCACCGCACGGCGGCATCGCGCTCGGTCTCGATCGCTTGATCATGGTATTGGCCGGTGCCGATTCGATTCGCGATGTCATCGCATTTCCCAAGACCTCGAGCGGCGGGGATCCCATGTCGAGCTCCCCGAGCAACGTCACACCTCGCCAACTTAAGGAAGCGCATATACGCATCGACTGA